A genomic window from Prunus persica cultivar Lovell chromosome G2, Prunus_persica_NCBIv2, whole genome shotgun sequence includes:
- the LOC18787131 gene encoding TMV resistance protein N isoform X5 produces the protein MFFKFLFRFMGSSPLPINFGVEPQLPSDLPPTTTQPPVSSSPSSSSFTHDSSWTYDVFLSFRGEDTRTNFTDHLYKALCDKGIYTFIDRELVRGEEISPALVKAIEESRISVIVFSENYASSRWCLDELVKILQCKQSKQQVVLPIFYKVDPSHVRNQESKFGDAFEELIERKFKNDKEKVLIWREALRQAANLSGHTFKDGKYEATFINDIVDGILSQVLGRTYWNVAAYPVGIESRVEDVERLLDVGGNGRRMVGIWGTSGIGKTTIAKAIWNAIAYEFEGRCFLENVREGSLIQLQQTLLDKILGKNWKIQSVDEGIGLIKKRLRHKKILLILDDVDHLEQLEKLAGDDWFGEGSRVIITTKNRRLLDNRKIEFYEVKKLEYYNQALELFSWHAFRRSEPPEDYLELAQRAIAIADGLPLALTIFGAHLRGRDIPSWQVILDDYEGEPYTHIERILQKSYDALDHRAKGYFLDIACFFKGEFKDYVLQMVPPKVIEEFVDKALITISWYAITMHDLLEKLGKDIVHKESPSDPGKRSRLWFYKDVIQVLMESTGTRKIKSIMVKLPEPAEITLNPECFRNMVNLQIFINHHASLCGDINYLPNALRFIHWPSCQLQSLPPKFQGYCLVVFSMPCSHIRQLEGFKYSPNLTCMNLHGCQFLKKIPDLSGIPNIKYLILSGCTSLVELDDSVGFLDKLVILDLSGCVNLTKFGRRLRLKSLETLDLRGCESLESLPEIEVKMESLRRLDMEGSGIRELPPSIKHLTGLEKLILERCFNLTRLDLRLLHCVSTLRSLNLSGCNFVTLPECISKFVSLEGLTLRDCKSLREIPQVLPPRVCWVSLDNCTLLEKFPKLPLSSEVGYVSLRNCVSLRGYDITENSILDQVSVSSLSVSLCLSLYVIWLR, from the exons ATGTTCTTCAAATTCTTATTCAGGTTTATGGGGAgttccccattgccaattaattttggggtggaacctcaacttccttcagaTCTGCCCCCTACAACCACTCAACCACCagtctcttcttctccttcttcttcttctttcactCATGATTCATCATGGACATATGatgtgtttttgagttttagaGGTGAGGATACACGCACCAATTTTACAGATCATTTGTACAAGGCGTTGTGTGATAAGGGCATCTACACCTTCATTGATCGAGAGCTTGtaagaggagaagaaatatcGCCAGCCCTTGTCAAAGCAATTGAAGAATCAAGAATTTCTGTCATTGTATTCTCTGAAAACTATGCATCTTCGAGGTGGTGCTTGGATGAACTTGTCAAGATCCTTCAATGTAAACAATCAAAGCAACAAGTAGTCTTGCCCATTTTTTACAAGGTGGATCCATCTCATGTGCGAAACCAAGAAAGTAAATTTGGTGACGCATTTGAAGAACTTATTGAAAGGAAATTCAAGAATGACAAGGAGAAAGTGCTCATATGGAGGGAAGCTCTTAGACAAGCAGCAAATTTGTCCGGACATACTTTCAAGGATGGAAA GTATGAAGCTACATTTATCAACGACATCGTTGATGGAATCTTAAGCCAAGTACTGGGCCGCACATACTGGAATGTGGCTGCATACCCAGTTGGAATTGAATCTCGTGTAGAAGATGTGGAAAGGCTTTTAGATGTTGGTGGGAATGGTCGTCGCATGGTTGGGATATGGGGGACATCTGGAATAGGCAAGACAACAATTGCAAAAGCTATATGGAATGCAATTGCCTATGAGTTTGAAGGAAGATGTTTCTTGGAAAATGTTAGAGAAGGAAGCTTAATCCAGCTACAGCAGACTCTTCTTGATAAGATTCTAggcaaaaattggaaaattcagagTGTTGATGAAGGAATCGGTCTTATAAAAAAACGGCTGAGGCATAAAAAGATTCTATTAATTCTTGACGATGTGGACCACTTGGAGCAGTTAGAAAAATTGGCTGGAGATGATTGGTTTGGTGAGGGTAGTAGAGTAATCATTACTACAAAAAATAGGAGATTGCTAGACAACCGTAAAATTGAGTTTTACGAGGTGAAGAAGTTAGAATATTACAACCAAGCTCTTGAGCTTTTCAGTTGGCATGCATTCCGAAGAAGTGAACCTCCAGAAGATTATTTGGAACTCGCACAACGTGCAATAGCAATTGCTGATGGCCTTCCACTAGCTCTAACAATTTTCGGTGCTCATCTTCGTGGTAGAGATATACCAAGTTGGCAAGTTATATTAGATGATTACGAAGGAGAACCTTATACGCATATTGAAAGAATACTTCAAAAAAGTTATGACGCCTTGGATCATCGCGCAAAAGGATATTTTCTCGACATTGCATGTTTCTTCAAGGGTGAATTTAAGGACTATGTGCTACAAATGGTACCCCCAAAAGTCATTGAAGAATTCGTTGATAAGGCATTGATAACTATTAGTTGGTATGCCATTACAATGCACGACTTGCTAGAAAAACTGGGCAAGGATATAGTTCACAAAGAATCCCCCAGTGATCCCGGCAAGCGTAGTAGATTATGGTTTTACAAGGATGTCATACAAGTTCTAATGGAAAGTACT GGAACAAGAAAGATTAAAAGCATCATGGTGAAGCTTCCAGAACCAGCTGAGATAACTTTGAATCCAGAGTGTTTCCGTAATATGGTgaatcttcaaattttcataaacCATCATGCATCTCTATGTGGGGACATTAACTATCTGCCCAACGCGTTAAGATTTATTCATTGGCCTAGTTGTCAGTTACAATCTTTGCCACCCAAATTTCAAGGATATTGTCTTGTTGTGTTCAGCATGCCATGCAGTCATATCAGACAATTGGAGGGATTTAAG TATTCGCCAAACCTGACATGTATGAATTTGCATGGTTGTcaattcttaaaaaaaatcccagaCTTATCCGGAATCCCAAACATAAAGTACTTGATTCTAAGTGGCTGTACAAGTTTGGTTGAGCTTGATGATTCTGTTGGATTCCTTGATAAACTTGTTATTTTGGATCTCAGTGGATGCGTTAATCTTACGAAGTTTGGAAGAAGACTTAGATTGAAATCCTTAGAAACACTGGACCTAAGGGGTTGTGAAAGTCTTGAGAGTCTCCCAGAAATAGAAGTGAAGATGGAATCACTAAGAAGATTGGATATGGAAGGAAGTGGCATAAGAGAATTGCCTCCATCAATTAAACATCTTACTGGGCTTGAAAAGTTGATTCTCGAGAGATGCTTCAATCTTACAAGGCTTGATTTACGGCTGCTTCATTGCGTGTCCACTTTACGATCTCTTAATCTATCTGGATGCAATTTTGTCACGCTTCCGGAATGCATTAGCAAATTTGTGAGCTTGGAGGGTCTTACCTTGCGTGATTGCAAGAGTCTTCGAGAAATTCCACAAGTACTTCCACCAAGAGTATGTTGGGTATCCCTGGATAACTGCACATTATTGgaaaaatttccaaaactGCCACTATCATCGGAGGTTGGGTATGTGAGTTTGAGGAATTGCGTTAGCCTACGTGGCTATGACATCACAGAAAATAGTATTCTGGATCAGGTTTctgtctcttctctctctgtctctctttgtctctccCTCTATGTTATATGGTTAAGATGA
- the LOC18787131 gene encoding TMV resistance protein N isoform X3 — translation MFFKFLFRFMGSSPLPINFGVEPQLPSDLPPTTTQPPVSSSPSSSSFTHDSSWTYDVFLSFRGEDTRTNFTDHLYKALCDKGIYTFIDRELVRGEEISPALVKAIEESRISVIVFSENYASSRWCLDELVKILQCKQSKQQVVLPIFYKVDPSHVRNQESKFGDAFEELIERKFKNDKEKVLIWREALRQAANLSGHTFKDGKYEATFINDIVDGILSQVLGRTYWNVAAYPVGIESRVEDVERLLDVGGNGRRMVGIWGTSGIGKTTIAKAIWNAIAYEFEGRCFLENVREGSLIQLQQTLLDKILGKNWKIQSVDEGIGLIKKRLRHKKILLILDDVDHLEQLEKLAGDDWFGEGSRVIITTKNRRLLDNRKIEFYEVKKLEYYNQALELFSWHAFRRSEPPEDYLELAQRAIAIADGLPLALTIFGAHLRGRDIPSWQVILDDYEGEPYTHIERILQKSYDALDHRAKGYFLDIACFFKGEFKDYVLQMVPPKVIEEFVDKALITISWYAITMHDLLEKLGKDIVHKESPSDPGKRSRLWFYKDVIQVLMESTGTRKIKSIMVKLPEPAEITLNPECFRNMVNLQIFINHHASLCGDINYLPNALRFIHWPSCQLQSLPPKFQGYCLVVFSMPCSHIRQLEGFKYSPNLTCMNLHGCQFLKKIPDLSGIPNIKYLILSGCTSLVELDDSVGFLDKLVILDLSGCVNLTKFGRRLRLKSLETLDLRGCESLESLPEIEVKMESLRRLDMEGSGIRELPPSIKHLTGLEKLILERCFNLTRLDLRLLHCVSTLRSLNLSGCNFVTLPECISKFVSLEGLTLRDCKSLREIPQVLPPRVCWVSLDNCTLLEKFPKLPLSSEVGYVSLRNCVSLRGYDITENSILDQVSSLPHSEFEITLPGDEVPKWFSCCKDATQVKDEYSARCEVCFEIPPNLDWETLRLAICVVNKGNVCGTLYQAVTRVHINGERVGEIYMWIEDSNVGLSCIPLLNLRNRAIRWEKLTQLQYVGGNKCQIIFKFRFVSTPVKILCGVHLLGHQLLMSASETGLGKRPRLSDVGDHEAQRGEADHPKRRHTDLNEEPKYVNPLNVE, via the exons ATGTTCTTCAAATTCTTATTCAGGTTTATGGGGAgttccccattgccaattaattttggggtggaacctcaacttccttcagaTCTGCCCCCTACAACCACTCAACCACCagtctcttcttctccttcttcttcttctttcactCATGATTCATCATGGACATATGatgtgtttttgagttttagaGGTGAGGATACACGCACCAATTTTACAGATCATTTGTACAAGGCGTTGTGTGATAAGGGCATCTACACCTTCATTGATCGAGAGCTTGtaagaggagaagaaatatcGCCAGCCCTTGTCAAAGCAATTGAAGAATCAAGAATTTCTGTCATTGTATTCTCTGAAAACTATGCATCTTCGAGGTGGTGCTTGGATGAACTTGTCAAGATCCTTCAATGTAAACAATCAAAGCAACAAGTAGTCTTGCCCATTTTTTACAAGGTGGATCCATCTCATGTGCGAAACCAAGAAAGTAAATTTGGTGACGCATTTGAAGAACTTATTGAAAGGAAATTCAAGAATGACAAGGAGAAAGTGCTCATATGGAGGGAAGCTCTTAGACAAGCAGCAAATTTGTCCGGACATACTTTCAAGGATGGAAA GTATGAAGCTACATTTATCAACGACATCGTTGATGGAATCTTAAGCCAAGTACTGGGCCGCACATACTGGAATGTGGCTGCATACCCAGTTGGAATTGAATCTCGTGTAGAAGATGTGGAAAGGCTTTTAGATGTTGGTGGGAATGGTCGTCGCATGGTTGGGATATGGGGGACATCTGGAATAGGCAAGACAACAATTGCAAAAGCTATATGGAATGCAATTGCCTATGAGTTTGAAGGAAGATGTTTCTTGGAAAATGTTAGAGAAGGAAGCTTAATCCAGCTACAGCAGACTCTTCTTGATAAGATTCTAggcaaaaattggaaaattcagagTGTTGATGAAGGAATCGGTCTTATAAAAAAACGGCTGAGGCATAAAAAGATTCTATTAATTCTTGACGATGTGGACCACTTGGAGCAGTTAGAAAAATTGGCTGGAGATGATTGGTTTGGTGAGGGTAGTAGAGTAATCATTACTACAAAAAATAGGAGATTGCTAGACAACCGTAAAATTGAGTTTTACGAGGTGAAGAAGTTAGAATATTACAACCAAGCTCTTGAGCTTTTCAGTTGGCATGCATTCCGAAGAAGTGAACCTCCAGAAGATTATTTGGAACTCGCACAACGTGCAATAGCAATTGCTGATGGCCTTCCACTAGCTCTAACAATTTTCGGTGCTCATCTTCGTGGTAGAGATATACCAAGTTGGCAAGTTATATTAGATGATTACGAAGGAGAACCTTATACGCATATTGAAAGAATACTTCAAAAAAGTTATGACGCCTTGGATCATCGCGCAAAAGGATATTTTCTCGACATTGCATGTTTCTTCAAGGGTGAATTTAAGGACTATGTGCTACAAATGGTACCCCCAAAAGTCATTGAAGAATTCGTTGATAAGGCATTGATAACTATTAGTTGGTATGCCATTACAATGCACGACTTGCTAGAAAAACTGGGCAAGGATATAGTTCACAAAGAATCCCCCAGTGATCCCGGCAAGCGTAGTAGATTATGGTTTTACAAGGATGTCATACAAGTTCTAATGGAAAGTACT GGAACAAGAAAGATTAAAAGCATCATGGTGAAGCTTCCAGAACCAGCTGAGATAACTTTGAATCCAGAGTGTTTCCGTAATATGGTgaatcttcaaattttcataaacCATCATGCATCTCTATGTGGGGACATTAACTATCTGCCCAACGCGTTAAGATTTATTCATTGGCCTAGTTGTCAGTTACAATCTTTGCCACCCAAATTTCAAGGATATTGTCTTGTTGTGTTCAGCATGCCATGCAGTCATATCAGACAATTGGAGGGATTTAAG TATTCGCCAAACCTGACATGTATGAATTTGCATGGTTGTcaattcttaaaaaaaatcccagaCTTATCCGGAATCCCAAACATAAAGTACTTGATTCTAAGTGGCTGTACAAGTTTGGTTGAGCTTGATGATTCTGTTGGATTCCTTGATAAACTTGTTATTTTGGATCTCAGTGGATGCGTTAATCTTACGAAGTTTGGAAGAAGACTTAGATTGAAATCCTTAGAAACACTGGACCTAAGGGGTTGTGAAAGTCTTGAGAGTCTCCCAGAAATAGAAGTGAAGATGGAATCACTAAGAAGATTGGATATGGAAGGAAGTGGCATAAGAGAATTGCCTCCATCAATTAAACATCTTACTGGGCTTGAAAAGTTGATTCTCGAGAGATGCTTCAATCTTACAAGGCTTGATTTACGGCTGCTTCATTGCGTGTCCACTTTACGATCTCTTAATCTATCTGGATGCAATTTTGTCACGCTTCCGGAATGCATTAGCAAATTTGTGAGCTTGGAGGGTCTTACCTTGCGTGATTGCAAGAGTCTTCGAGAAATTCCACAAGTACTTCCACCAAGAGTATGTTGGGTATCCCTGGATAACTGCACATTATTGgaaaaatttccaaaactGCCACTATCATCGGAGGTTGGGTATGTGAGTTTGAGGAATTGCGTTAGCCTACGTGGCTATGACATCACAGAAAATAGTATTCTGGATCAG GTATCTTCTCTTCCGCATTCTGAATTTGAAATTACTCTTCCAGGCGATGAAGTACCAAAGTGGTTCAGCTGTTGTAAAGATGCAACACAAGTTAAAGACGAATACTCTGCTCGATGTgaagtttgttttgaaattcctCCAAATTTAGATTGGGAGACGTTAAGATTGGCTATATGTGTTGTTAATAAGGGAAACGTATGTGGGACTCTATACCAAGCAGTGACACGTGTTCATATCAATGGAGAACGGGTCGGCGAGATATATATGTGGATAGAGGACAGTAATGTGGGTCTTAGCTGTATTCCATTATTGAATCTGAGGAACAGAGCAATACGTTGGGAGAAACTGACGCAATTGCAATACGTTGGGGGTAATAAGTgtcaaattatatttaagtTCAGATTCGTGTCCACACCCGTTAAAATCCTCTGCGGGGTCCACCTATTAGGCCACCAGTTGCTGATGTCAGCATCAGAGACTGGTCTTGGCAAGAGGCCTAGGTTATCAGACGTCGGTGATCATGAAGCTCAAAGAGGAGAGGCTGATCACCCAAAGAGGAGGCACACTGATCTTAACGAGGAGCCAAAGTATGTAAATCCATTAAATGTTGAATGA
- the LOC18787131 gene encoding TMV resistance protein N isoform X4, whose product MFFKFLFRFMGSSPLPINFGVEPQLPSDLPPTTTQPPVSSSPSSSSFTHDSSWTYDVFLSFRGEDTRTNFTDHLYKALCDKGIYTFIDRELVRGEEISPALVKAIEESRISVIVFSENYASSRWCLDELVKILQCKQSKQQVVLPIFYKVDPSHVRNQESKFGDAFEELIERKFKNDKEKVLIWREALRQAANLSGHTFKDGKYEATFINDIVDGILSQVLGRTYWNVAAYPVGIESRVEDVERLLDVGGNGRRMVGIWGTSGIGKTTIAKAIWNAIAYEFEGRCFLENVREGSLIQLQQTLLDKILGKNWKIQSVDEGIGLIKKRLRHKKILLILDDVDHLEQLEKLAGDDWFGEGSRVIITTKNRRLLDNRKIEFYEVKKLEYYNQALELFSWHAFRRSEPPEDYLELAQRAIAIADGLPLALTIFGAHLRGRDIPSWQVILDDYEGEPYTHIERILQKSYDALDHRAKGYFLDIACFFKGEFKDYVLQMVPPKVIEEFVDKALITISWYAITMHDLLEKLGKDIVHKESPSDPGKRSRLWFYKDVIQVLMESTGTRKIKSIMVKLPEPAEITLNPECFRNMVNLQIFINHHASLCGDINYLPNALRFIHWPSCQLQSLPPKFQGYCLVVFSMPCSHIRQLEGFKYSPNLTCMNLHGCQFLKKIPDLSGIPNIKYLILSGCTSLVELDDSVGFLDKLVILDLSGCVNLTKFGRRLRLKSLETLDLRGCESLESLPEIEVKMESLRRLDMEGSGIRELPPSIKHLTGLEKLILERCFNLTRLDLRLLHCVSTLRSLNLSGCNFVTLPECISKFVSLEGLTLRDCKSLREIPQVLPPRVCWVSLDNCTLLEKFPKLPLSSEVGYVSLRNCVSLRGYDITENSILDQVSSLPHSEFEITLPGDEVPKWFSCCKDATQVKDEYSARCEVCFEIPPNLDWETLRLAICVVNKGNVCGTLYQAVTRVHINGERVGEIYMWIEDSNVGLSCIPLLNLRNRAIRWEKLTQLQYVGGNKCQIIFKFRFVSTPVKILCGVHLLGHQLLMSASETGLGKRPRLSDVGDHEAQRGEADHPKRRHTDLNEEPKQ is encoded by the exons ATGTTCTTCAAATTCTTATTCAGGTTTATGGGGAgttccccattgccaattaattttggggtggaacctcaacttccttcagaTCTGCCCCCTACAACCACTCAACCACCagtctcttcttctccttcttcttcttctttcactCATGATTCATCATGGACATATGatgtgtttttgagttttagaGGTGAGGATACACGCACCAATTTTACAGATCATTTGTACAAGGCGTTGTGTGATAAGGGCATCTACACCTTCATTGATCGAGAGCTTGtaagaggagaagaaatatcGCCAGCCCTTGTCAAAGCAATTGAAGAATCAAGAATTTCTGTCATTGTATTCTCTGAAAACTATGCATCTTCGAGGTGGTGCTTGGATGAACTTGTCAAGATCCTTCAATGTAAACAATCAAAGCAACAAGTAGTCTTGCCCATTTTTTACAAGGTGGATCCATCTCATGTGCGAAACCAAGAAAGTAAATTTGGTGACGCATTTGAAGAACTTATTGAAAGGAAATTCAAGAATGACAAGGAGAAAGTGCTCATATGGAGGGAAGCTCTTAGACAAGCAGCAAATTTGTCCGGACATACTTTCAAGGATGGAAA GTATGAAGCTACATTTATCAACGACATCGTTGATGGAATCTTAAGCCAAGTACTGGGCCGCACATACTGGAATGTGGCTGCATACCCAGTTGGAATTGAATCTCGTGTAGAAGATGTGGAAAGGCTTTTAGATGTTGGTGGGAATGGTCGTCGCATGGTTGGGATATGGGGGACATCTGGAATAGGCAAGACAACAATTGCAAAAGCTATATGGAATGCAATTGCCTATGAGTTTGAAGGAAGATGTTTCTTGGAAAATGTTAGAGAAGGAAGCTTAATCCAGCTACAGCAGACTCTTCTTGATAAGATTCTAggcaaaaattggaaaattcagagTGTTGATGAAGGAATCGGTCTTATAAAAAAACGGCTGAGGCATAAAAAGATTCTATTAATTCTTGACGATGTGGACCACTTGGAGCAGTTAGAAAAATTGGCTGGAGATGATTGGTTTGGTGAGGGTAGTAGAGTAATCATTACTACAAAAAATAGGAGATTGCTAGACAACCGTAAAATTGAGTTTTACGAGGTGAAGAAGTTAGAATATTACAACCAAGCTCTTGAGCTTTTCAGTTGGCATGCATTCCGAAGAAGTGAACCTCCAGAAGATTATTTGGAACTCGCACAACGTGCAATAGCAATTGCTGATGGCCTTCCACTAGCTCTAACAATTTTCGGTGCTCATCTTCGTGGTAGAGATATACCAAGTTGGCAAGTTATATTAGATGATTACGAAGGAGAACCTTATACGCATATTGAAAGAATACTTCAAAAAAGTTATGACGCCTTGGATCATCGCGCAAAAGGATATTTTCTCGACATTGCATGTTTCTTCAAGGGTGAATTTAAGGACTATGTGCTACAAATGGTACCCCCAAAAGTCATTGAAGAATTCGTTGATAAGGCATTGATAACTATTAGTTGGTATGCCATTACAATGCACGACTTGCTAGAAAAACTGGGCAAGGATATAGTTCACAAAGAATCCCCCAGTGATCCCGGCAAGCGTAGTAGATTATGGTTTTACAAGGATGTCATACAAGTTCTAATGGAAAGTACT GGAACAAGAAAGATTAAAAGCATCATGGTGAAGCTTCCAGAACCAGCTGAGATAACTTTGAATCCAGAGTGTTTCCGTAATATGGTgaatcttcaaattttcataaacCATCATGCATCTCTATGTGGGGACATTAACTATCTGCCCAACGCGTTAAGATTTATTCATTGGCCTAGTTGTCAGTTACAATCTTTGCCACCCAAATTTCAAGGATATTGTCTTGTTGTGTTCAGCATGCCATGCAGTCATATCAGACAATTGGAGGGATTTAAG TATTCGCCAAACCTGACATGTATGAATTTGCATGGTTGTcaattcttaaaaaaaatcccagaCTTATCCGGAATCCCAAACATAAAGTACTTGATTCTAAGTGGCTGTACAAGTTTGGTTGAGCTTGATGATTCTGTTGGATTCCTTGATAAACTTGTTATTTTGGATCTCAGTGGATGCGTTAATCTTACGAAGTTTGGAAGAAGACTTAGATTGAAATCCTTAGAAACACTGGACCTAAGGGGTTGTGAAAGTCTTGAGAGTCTCCCAGAAATAGAAGTGAAGATGGAATCACTAAGAAGATTGGATATGGAAGGAAGTGGCATAAGAGAATTGCCTCCATCAATTAAACATCTTACTGGGCTTGAAAAGTTGATTCTCGAGAGATGCTTCAATCTTACAAGGCTTGATTTACGGCTGCTTCATTGCGTGTCCACTTTACGATCTCTTAATCTATCTGGATGCAATTTTGTCACGCTTCCGGAATGCATTAGCAAATTTGTGAGCTTGGAGGGTCTTACCTTGCGTGATTGCAAGAGTCTTCGAGAAATTCCACAAGTACTTCCACCAAGAGTATGTTGGGTATCCCTGGATAACTGCACATTATTGgaaaaatttccaaaactGCCACTATCATCGGAGGTTGGGTATGTGAGTTTGAGGAATTGCGTTAGCCTACGTGGCTATGACATCACAGAAAATAGTATTCTGGATCAG GTATCTTCTCTTCCGCATTCTGAATTTGAAATTACTCTTCCAGGCGATGAAGTACCAAAGTGGTTCAGCTGTTGTAAAGATGCAACACAAGTTAAAGACGAATACTCTGCTCGATGTgaagtttgttttgaaattcctCCAAATTTAGATTGGGAGACGTTAAGATTGGCTATATGTGTTGTTAATAAGGGAAACGTATGTGGGACTCTATACCAAGCAGTGACACGTGTTCATATCAATGGAGAACGGGTCGGCGAGATATATATGTGGATAGAGGACAGTAATGTGGGTCTTAGCTGTATTCCATTATTGAATCTGAGGAACAGAGCAATACGTTGGGAGAAACTGACGCAATTGCAATACGTTGGGGGTAATAAGTgtcaaattatatttaagtTCAGATTCGTGTCCACACCCGTTAAAATCCTCTGCGGGGTCCACCTATTAGGCCACCAGTTGCTGATGTCAGCATCAGAGACTGGTCTTGGCAAGAGGCCTAGGTTATCAGACGTCGGTGATCATGAAGCTCAAAGAGGAGAGGCTGATCACCCAAAGAGGAGGCACACTGATCTTAACGAGGAGCCAAA GCAATGA
- the LOC18786140 gene encoding AP-4 complex subunit epsilon: MLNISNFSTQDQHEALTHGLRFEAYELPKPAVPSRIPPAAVASSTELVPVPEPSYVREIRQPASLPPVSDAGSSELKLRLDGVQRKWGRPTYSSPALSISNSSSSSSQKSANGVTQIDSVSTSNSKARDTYESRRPQVEISPEKQKLASSLFGGSSKTERRPSSANHKVSKANIHASEKPQVPKAAAVHTEVNHERAPDLLDLGDSTSSTASTVDPFKQLEGLLDQTEVALTANHGAAGAAKTPDIMGLYTDTSLSGLSSSVGDPLPTNRDEFNLASELSNATRTAQSGVTQLNKGPNPKDSLEKDALVRQMGVTPTSQNPNLFKDLLG, encoded by the coding sequence ATGTTAAATATCAGCAACTTCAGTACCCAAGATCAGCATGAAGCTTTAACCCATGGTCTTAGGTTTGAGGCATATGAGCTTCCAAAGCCAGCAGTGCCATCCAGAATTCCTCCAGCTGCAGTTGCATCCTCAACCGAGCTTGTTCCAGTTCCTGAACCATCTTATGTTAGGGAGATCCGCCAGCCTGCATCATTGCCACCTGTTTCAGATGCAGGATCTTCGGAACTTAAGTTACGACTAGATGGTGTTCAAAGAAAATGGGGTAGGCCAACGTATTCCTCTCCAGCATTGTCAATCTCAAATTCCTCTAGTTCTAGTTCCCAGAAATCAGCGAATGGGGTCACACAAATAGATAGCGTGAgcacttcaaattcaaaagcacGTGATACTTATGAGTCAAGGAGGCCTCAGGTTGAAATTTCTCCAGAAAAGCAGAAGCTTGCCAGTTCACTGTTTGGGGGATCATCAAAAACCGAGAGGAGGCCATCTTCTGCCAACCATAAGGTGTCTAAGGCGAATATCCATGCTTCAGAGAAGCCCCAGGTACCAAAGGCAGCAGCTGTACACACTGAAGTTAATCATGAACGTGCTCCAGACTTGCTCGATTTGGGTGACTCAACTAGTAGTACTGCTTCCACTGTAGATCCCTTCAAGCAGTTAGAAGGGCTTCTTGATCAAACTGAAGTTGCATTAACTGCAAATCATGGTGCAGCTGGTGCTGCTAAGACACCTGATATTATGGGATTATATACAGATACATCTCTCAGCGGGCTTAGTAGCAGTGTTGGCGACCCTTTGCCGACCAATAGGGATGAGTTTAATCTTGCATCTGAGTTATCAAATGCTACAAGAACTGCTCAAAGTGGGGTAACACAATTGAATAAGGGTCCTAACCCTAAAGATTCCTTGGAAAAGGATGCACTTGTAAGGCAGATGGGTGTGACCCCAACAAGTCAGAATCCCAACTTGTTTAAAGATTTGCTTGGCTAA